Proteins from a single region of Paraburkholderia sp. ZP32-5:
- a CDS encoding BON domain-containing protein, with product MKTVIASTLALLVSSTIVPAVYADTSSNATDQQIASHVRSNAARNGVSLSHVFVFSRSGAVTLIGWVPERGQVALAERSANAVDGVTSVNNLLSRGR from the coding sequence GTGAAAACAGTTATTGCTTCCACACTGGCGTTGCTGGTGTCCAGCACCATCGTGCCGGCCGTTTATGCCGACACCAGTTCGAACGCGACCGACCAGCAAATCGCCAGTCATGTCCGGTCCAATGCTGCGCGCAACGGCGTGAGTCTTTCGCACGTATTTGTGTTCTCCCGATCGGGCGCTGTCACGTTGATCGGATGGGTGCCTGAGCGAGGGCAAGTCGCATTGGCCGAACGCAGCGCGAATGCGGTCGATGGCGTGACGTCGGTGAATAACCTGCTTTCTCGCGGACGCTAG
- a CDS encoding alpha/beta hydrolase: MLRTSLKVIKISVSVLVLLAILAFGLRAWYSQRGPALSVWHTYVPREMTVEEMNTGDWNAYMKAENRIFEDVRVNVVEKIKPSERIPANRYYEGSPIYPAHFADNWNHSYILEPSGPPVGAVVLLHGMTDSPYSLRHIARRYRDRGFVAIGIRLPGHGTVPAGLSDVHWQEWTAATRLAVREARRRIGPDKPLELVGFSNGGALALQYALDAVENPALTRPTRVILISPMIGVTRYARFAGLAGLPAVLPAFARAAWLGIVPEFNPFKYNSFPVNGARQSYLLTSVIQEQIARLERENRLDTLPPILTFQSVTDFTVSTPAVMSSLYDKLPDNGSEVVLFDVNRSVRFRTFLRVASYTALSRLLRIGPQNYRTTVIANASPDTAHTVERSVYADETETRVKPLDIDYPQDIFSLSHVAIPFPITDALYGIAPDDSENFNENLGTLAPRGERGTLILTLDSMFRIASNPFFPYLLQRIDEGIGKMPQPVVKTPKRTHQTADGQPDNFGDDLNALEQVGSDEP; encoded by the coding sequence ATGCTACGCACGTCGCTGAAGGTAATAAAGATAAGCGTATCGGTTTTGGTCCTGCTAGCGATACTCGCATTTGGATTGCGTGCGTGGTACTCGCAACGTGGGCCGGCTCTGTCGGTCTGGCATACCTATGTGCCGCGCGAGATGACCGTCGAGGAAATGAACACCGGCGACTGGAATGCCTACATGAAGGCAGAGAACCGGATCTTCGAAGACGTGCGCGTCAATGTCGTCGAAAAGATAAAGCCGTCCGAGCGCATTCCGGCCAACCGGTACTACGAAGGCTCGCCGATCTACCCCGCGCATTTCGCCGACAACTGGAACCACTCATACATTCTCGAACCTTCGGGGCCGCCCGTCGGTGCGGTGGTGCTGCTGCATGGGATGACGGATTCGCCATACAGTCTGCGGCATATCGCGCGTCGTTACCGCGACCGCGGCTTTGTCGCGATCGGCATCCGCTTGCCGGGGCACGGTACGGTGCCGGCGGGTCTCTCCGACGTTCACTGGCAGGAGTGGACCGCGGCTACGCGGCTCGCGGTGCGCGAAGCGCGCCGGCGAATCGGCCCGGACAAGCCGCTCGAACTGGTCGGCTTTTCGAATGGCGGCGCGTTGGCGCTGCAATATGCGCTGGATGCGGTCGAGAACCCGGCGCTCACGCGCCCGACTCGCGTGATACTGATTTCGCCGATGATCGGCGTCACGCGTTACGCGCGCTTTGCGGGTCTCGCCGGATTGCCCGCGGTGTTGCCGGCGTTCGCGCGCGCCGCGTGGCTCGGTATCGTGCCGGAATTCAATCCGTTCAAATACAACTCGTTCCCGGTGAATGGCGCACGGCAATCGTATCTGCTGACGAGCGTCATTCAGGAACAGATCGCGAGACTCGAACGCGAGAACCGGCTCGATACGTTGCCGCCTATTCTGACGTTCCAGTCCGTGACCGATTTTACGGTCAGCACACCCGCGGTGATGTCGTCGCTCTATGACAAACTGCCCGACAACGGCAGCGAAGTCGTGCTGTTCGATGTGAACCGCAGCGTGCGCTTCAGGACCTTCCTGCGCGTTGCGTCGTACACGGCGCTGTCACGGCTGCTGCGCATCGGTCCGCAGAACTATCGCACGACAGTCATCGCCAATGCGTCGCCGGACACCGCTCATACGGTCGAGCGCAGCGTCTATGCCGATGAAACTGAAACGCGCGTGAAGCCGTTGGATATCGACTACCCGCAGGATATTTTCTCGTTGTCGCACGTTGCGATTCCGTTTCCGATTACCGATGCGCTGTACGGCATCGCGCCGGACGACTCGGAGAACTTCAACGAGAACCTCGGCACGCTCGCGCCGCGCGGCGAGCGTGGCACGTTGATTCTGACGCTCGATTCGATGTTCCGTATCGCGTCGAATCCGTTTTTCCCCTATCTGCTGCAACGTATCGATGAAGGTATCGGCAAGATGCCGCAGCCGGTCGTCAAGACGCCGAAGCGCACGCATCAAACTGCTGATGGGCAGCCTGATAATTTCGGCGATGATTTGAATGCACTCGAACAGGTTGGGTCCGACGAGCCTTGA
- a CDS encoding YMGG-like glycine zipper-containing protein encodes MKRLGWIVIIGAFVIMAGCTDMSPQAQGTMSGAAIGAGAGAGIAAISGGDAWTGAIIGGAAGGVAGNIRGRQ; translated from the coding sequence ATGAAACGACTTGGATGGATCGTAATCATTGGCGCCTTTGTGATCATGGCCGGCTGTACCGATATGAGCCCGCAGGCGCAAGGCACGATGAGCGGTGCGGCGATCGGCGCGGGCGCAGGCGCGGGTATCGCGGCAATCTCGGGCGGCGATGCCTGGACCGGCGCGATCATCGGCGGCGCGGCGGGCGGGGTGGCGGGCAATATCCGCGGCCGTCAATAA
- a CDS encoding helix-turn-helix transcriptional regulator has protein sequence MDYPIKTLNQLRPILQGFRKAAGLTQAAMAAHLGVTQQTYAQLEANPATVSVERLFKVLQILQVDMKLAQGDAATGGVIEETAPPAAERPPARRPARKVPAAAASSGTARANPTARNPQSSPGKTAHTTHAVKQLAGTATPEVRGKNGKNAPRPARTTTKTAAPKVTGKKREDW, from the coding sequence GTGGACTACCCCATCAAAACGCTGAACCAGCTGAGGCCGATCCTGCAGGGCTTCAGAAAAGCCGCGGGGCTCACGCAAGCCGCGATGGCCGCGCATCTGGGCGTGACCCAGCAGACCTATGCGCAACTCGAGGCCAATCCGGCCACGGTCAGCGTCGAGCGGCTGTTCAAGGTTCTGCAGATATTGCAGGTCGATATGAAACTTGCACAGGGCGACGCGGCAACAGGCGGTGTCATCGAGGAAACGGCGCCGCCAGCAGCGGAACGTCCGCCCGCGCGCCGACCCGCCAGAAAAGTGCCGGCAGCCGCAGCCAGCAGCGGCACGGCGCGCGCAAATCCCACCGCCCGCAACCCGCAAAGCTCGCCAGGAAAAACCGCACACACCACGCATGCGGTAAAGCAACTTGCCGGAACAGCCACACCCGAGGTCCGAGGCAAGAACGGCAAAAATGCGCCTAGGCCAGCACGCACTACCACGAAAACCGCCGCTCCCAAGGTCACCGGCAAAAAGCGGGAGGACTGGTAA
- a CDS encoding type II toxin-antitoxin system HipA family toxin: MARGTPNRLNLWMNGLPVGHWETTRGGERLTYLDEWIGDPQGRPLSLSLPFTPGNQPYRGQIVADYFDNLLPDSEPIRRRIAARYRTGSTAPFALLAALGRDCVGALQMLPPDEEPVDLTGIHGRELSEAEIAALLRGATSAAPLGQHDPLEDLRLSIAGAQEKTALLRDRNRWLLPEGSTPTTHIFKLPLGLVGNMRADMRTSVENEWLCSQIVAAYGLSVARCEIARFDDQKALIVERFDRRRSSDATWIVRLPQEDMCQATGMSALHKYESDGGPGIDAIMQILAGSARAAPDRRNFFVTQMIFWLLAATDGHAKNFSIAHLPGNQYEATPLYDVLSAHPIIGSGAGRLAAQKVKLAMAVRAKNVHYLLDQIQRRHWIAQGQRVGLPPADVDAMIDDLTGRTDAVIDAVSSQLPDDFPMDVADAVFNGMRRLNRKLAR, from the coding sequence ATGGCGCGCGGCACACCAAATCGCCTGAATCTGTGGATGAACGGTCTGCCCGTCGGTCATTGGGAAACGACGCGCGGCGGCGAACGGCTCACCTATCTGGACGAATGGATCGGCGATCCGCAAGGGCGTCCGCTGTCGCTATCGCTGCCCTTTACGCCGGGCAATCAGCCGTATCGCGGCCAGATCGTCGCCGACTATTTCGACAATCTGCTGCCCGATAGCGAACCGATCCGGCGCCGCATCGCCGCGCGCTACCGAACCGGCAGCACCGCGCCCTTCGCGTTGCTCGCCGCGCTCGGCCGCGACTGCGTCGGCGCATTGCAGATGCTGCCGCCCGACGAAGAACCCGTCGACCTCACCGGCATCCACGGGCGCGAACTCAGCGAAGCGGAGATTGCCGCGTTGCTGCGCGGCGCGACATCGGCGGCGCCCCTCGGTCAGCACGACCCGTTGGAAGACCTGCGGCTGTCGATCGCCGGTGCGCAGGAGAAAACCGCGCTGCTGCGCGACCGCAACCGCTGGCTGCTACCCGAAGGCAGCACGCCGACCACGCATATCTTCAAGCTGCCACTCGGGCTTGTCGGCAACATGCGTGCCGATATGCGCACGTCGGTGGAAAACGAATGGCTGTGCTCGCAGATCGTCGCGGCTTATGGGCTGTCCGTCGCGCGTTGCGAAATCGCGCGCTTCGACGATCAGAAGGCGTTGATCGTCGAACGCTTCGATCGCCGGCGCTCCAGCGACGCGACATGGATCGTGCGGCTGCCGCAGGAAGATATGTGTCAGGCGACCGGCATGTCGGCGCTGCATAAATACGAGTCCGACGGCGGCCCGGGCATCGACGCGATCATGCAGATACTCGCCGGGTCCGCGCGCGCGGCCCCGGACCGGCGCAACTTCTTCGTGACGCAGATGATTTTCTGGCTACTCGCCGCGACCGATGGCCATGCGAAGAACTTCAGCATCGCGCACTTGCCAGGCAACCAGTACGAAGCCACGCCGCTTTACGACGTGCTGTCCGCGCATCCGATCATCGGTTCCGGCGCGGGCCGGCTGGCGGCACAAAAGGTCAAACTCGCGATGGCGGTGCGCGCCAAAAACGTCCACTATCTGCTCGATCAGATCCAGCGGCGACATTGGATCGCGCAAGGACAACGTGTCGGACTGCCGCCCGCCGACGTCGACGCGATGATCGACGACTTGACCGGGCGCACGGATGCGGTGATCGACGCAGTATCGTCGCAACTGCCCGACGACTTCCCGATGGACGTCGCCGACGCGGTGTTCAACGGCATGCGCCGGCTGAACCGAAAGCTGGCGCGGTAG